A genomic stretch from Desulfohalobium retbaense DSM 5692 includes:
- a CDS encoding Ni/Fe hydrogenase subunit alpha codes for MAKKISIDPLTRLEGHGKIDIFLNDDGTVQDSYFQVVELRGFEQFCQGRPVEELPRITPKICGVCPGAHHMASSKAADAVYGLTPPPAARKIRELFYNAHIAHSHILHFFALAAPDFMPGPEAGPGKRNILGLVDELGKGAVRRVLQNRGYAQKIQGLIAGHPIHPVASLPGGMAGPVSEKTRQEIAGMASEIREFAQFALWFFENHILAQDRNRELLTGELFTHRTHYMGLVDSQGRVNFYDGQLRVVTPEGETMAQFDGSDYLEHLAETVLPWSYMKFPYLRDKGWHGLIDGADSGVYRVNSLARLNVADGMATPLAQEAYETMRAFYGGTPIHNTLAFHWARLVELMQAAEALVDLSQDPEVTDTNVRSLPEGRPGEGVGVVEAPRGSLIHHYTTDANGLVKTVNLIVATVQNNAGMGMSVKKAAQGLIQDGAPDEAVLDMIEMGYRAYDPCLACATHALPGESDLEVRLWHNNAVFRTLKRS; via the coding sequence ATGGCCAAGAAAATCAGCATCGATCCACTGACCCGTCTCGAGGGCCACGGCAAGATCGATATCTTTCTCAACGACGACGGCACCGTGCAGGACAGTTATTTCCAGGTTGTCGAACTCCGGGGATTCGAGCAATTCTGTCAGGGCCGTCCCGTGGAGGAACTCCCCAGGATTACACCGAAAATCTGCGGTGTCTGCCCTGGTGCCCACCATATGGCCTCTTCCAAGGCAGCGGATGCGGTCTACGGGCTGACGCCCCCTCCAGCGGCGCGCAAAATACGCGAACTTTTTTACAATGCCCACATCGCCCACAGCCACATCCTGCACTTTTTCGCCCTGGCCGCTCCGGATTTCATGCCCGGGCCGGAAGCAGGCCCGGGCAAACGGAATATCCTGGGACTCGTGGACGAACTCGGCAAGGGCGCGGTGCGCCGGGTCCTGCAAAATCGCGGATACGCCCAGAAAATCCAGGGTCTTATAGCCGGTCACCCCATCCATCCGGTGGCGTCCCTGCCGGGCGGCATGGCTGGTCCCGTGTCCGAAAAGACGCGGCAGGAAATCGCTGGCATGGCCTCTGAGATCAGGGAGTTCGCCCAATTCGCGCTCTGGTTTTTTGAAAACCATATCCTGGCCCAGGACAGAAACCGGGAGTTGCTCACCGGTGAGCTCTTTACCCACCGGACCCATTATATGGGCCTGGTCGACTCCCAGGGCCGGGTCAATTTCTACGACGGGCAGTTGCGGGTGGTGACCCCCGAAGGGGAGACCATGGCCCAGTTCGATGGCAGCGATTACCTCGAGCATCTCGCTGAAACGGTGTTGCCGTGGAGCTATATGAAGTTTCCCTACCTGCGGGACAAAGGGTGGCACGGTCTTATCGATGGGGCCGACAGCGGTGTGTACCGGGTCAATTCCCTGGCCCGGCTCAATGTCGCGGACGGTATGGCCACGCCGCTGGCCCAAGAGGCGTATGAAACGATGCGCGCCTTTTACGGCGGCACCCCGATCCACAACACCCTGGCCTTCCACTGGGCCCGGCTGGTTGAACTCATGCAGGCGGCCGAGGCCCTGGTGGACCTCTCGCAGGATCCGGAAGTGACTGACACGAATGTGCGCAGTCTGCCAGAGGGGCGGCCCGGCGAGGGAGTCGGGGTTGTCGAAGCGCCGCGGGGCTCGCTCATCCACCATTACACCACCGACGCCAACGGCCTGGTCAAAACGGTCAATCTTATTGTGGCCACAGTCCAGAACAATGCCGGGATGGGCATGTCGGTCAAAAAGGCGGCCCAGGGACTGATCCAGGACGGCGCGCCGGACGAAGCCGTCCTGGACATGATCGAAATGGGGTATCGCGCCTATGACCCCTGCCTGGCCTGCGCCACCCATGCCCTGCCCGGGGAGTCAGACCTCGAGGTGCGCCTGTGGCACAACAACGCCGTGTTCCGGACTCTGAAACGGTCGTGA
- a CDS encoding heavy metal translocating P-type ATPase: MHNIEEACPTGASCGCSHCGASGPEKEGLRQELRQILPAAAVFAVALTARLAHLEPDWLWVVALLGSYVWIGREILAATWRNIRQGKIFDELFLMSLATLGAIGIGAYGEAVGVMLFYRIGEALQDAAVDSSRRSIQGLLALRPDVAAVQREGSFVQVDPASVQVGELIRVRPGERVPLDGEVAEGSASLDTADLTGEPLPRFVEPGESVLAGMVNQSGVLHVRVIRAAHQSTVARILELVQGAGQKKAEIEQFITVFARYYTPIVVCAALAVALAPPLLSRLPLAASWFAAPLSFSEWIYRGLIFLVVSCPCALVLSIPLTFFAGIGAASRRGILIKGANFLEGLSRVQTILWDKTGTLTSGAFAVSEILTEKGWSREAVLEYAALAEMHSSHPVAVAVREAYAGQLNEEAVTTYEEHSGLGVQARVNASLVVVGRNQLLAGKGIAIPEPRRRGSGTRLHVAIDGDYAGTLVITDTVRRDSAAAITRLREAGVREQHMLTGDAEATAWDVAQGLGLDQVHARLLPQDKVGVVERFLEKSRSGSRVVFVGDGLNDAPVLTRADIGVAMGGASGLDAAIEAADVVLMEATPSKMAEAIRLAKRTRRVVWENIGLALGIKGVVLVLGAVGLANMWGAIFADVGAALLAVVNSLKVLRFRE; encoded by the coding sequence ATGCACAATATTGAAGAAGCGTGCCCCACTGGGGCCTCCTGTGGTTGCAGTCATTGCGGTGCAAGCGGCCCTGAAAAAGAGGGATTGCGCCAGGAACTGCGGCAGATCCTGCCCGCAGCAGCAGTTTTTGCGGTTGCCCTCACCGCGCGGCTGGCCCATCTCGAGCCAGACTGGCTCTGGGTGGTCGCCTTGTTGGGCAGCTATGTCTGGATTGGCCGGGAGATCCTGGCGGCCACCTGGCGCAATATCCGGCAGGGAAAAATCTTTGACGAATTGTTTCTCATGAGTCTGGCGACGCTGGGAGCCATTGGCATCGGGGCCTACGGCGAGGCTGTGGGCGTGATGCTTTTCTACCGCATCGGCGAGGCCCTGCAGGATGCGGCCGTGGATTCCTCGCGCCGCTCTATCCAGGGGCTACTCGCTCTGCGTCCGGATGTCGCCGCTGTTCAGCGTGAGGGCAGCTTTGTGCAGGTCGACCCCGCTTCTGTTCAGGTGGGGGAATTGATCCGGGTCCGTCCGGGAGAACGGGTCCCTCTCGATGGCGAAGTGGCTGAAGGGTCGGCCTCCTTGGACACCGCAGATCTGACCGGAGAGCCTCTGCCGCGTTTCGTCGAGCCGGGAGAATCGGTGCTCGCCGGGATGGTCAACCAGTCCGGTGTGCTCCATGTCCGGGTGATTCGGGCCGCACACCAGTCCACTGTGGCCCGGATCCTGGAACTGGTGCAGGGAGCGGGGCAGAAAAAGGCGGAGATCGAGCAGTTCATAACGGTGTTCGCGCGGTATTATACCCCGATTGTGGTTTGTGCTGCTCTGGCGGTGGCCTTGGCCCCCCCGCTGCTCTCCCGCCTGCCGCTGGCCGCGAGCTGGTTTGCCGCTCCTTTGTCCTTCAGTGAGTGGATCTATCGGGGATTGATTTTTCTGGTCGTTTCCTGCCCCTGCGCTCTGGTCCTGTCCATTCCCTTGACCTTTTTTGCCGGAATTGGGGCGGCGTCCCGGCGCGGTATCCTCATCAAGGGGGCCAATTTTCTGGAGGGTTTGTCCCGGGTGCAGACGATTTTGTGGGACAAGACCGGGACCCTGACGAGCGGAGCCTTTGCGGTTTCAGAGATTCTGACCGAGAAGGGCTGGAGCCGGGAGGCGGTGCTGGAGTATGCAGCCCTGGCCGAGATGCATTCCAGTCATCCGGTCGCTGTGGCGGTGCGCGAGGCCTATGCGGGGCAGCTCAATGAAGAGGCGGTCACCACCTATGAGGAGCATTCCGGTCTCGGCGTCCAGGCCCGGGTCAATGCCTCTTTGGTGGTGGTCGGCCGGAACCAACTCCTGGCTGGCAAAGGGATTGCGATCCCGGAACCCCGGCGCCGGGGTTCCGGCACGCGGCTGCATGTCGCCATTGACGGTGACTATGCCGGAACGCTTGTCATCACAGATACAGTGCGCCGTGACAGCGCCGCAGCGATTACCCGTCTCCGTGAGGCCGGGGTGCGCGAACAGCATATGCTCACCGGCGACGCTGAGGCCACGGCCTGGGATGTGGCCCAAGGCTTGGGTCTGGATCAGGTTCACGCCCGCCTGTTGCCCCAGGACAAGGTCGGTGTCGTGGAACGGTTTCTGGAAAAGAGCCGCTCCGGTTCGCGAGTTGTTTTCGTCGGCGATGGGCTGAACGACGCCCCGGTGCTGACCCGTGCGGATATCGGCGTGGCCATGGGCGGTGCCAGTGGCCTGGATGCGGCCATCGAGGCCGCCGATGTGGTGCTCATGGAGGCCACTCCAAGCAAGATGGCCGAAGCGATCAGACTTGCCAAGCGGACCCGGCGGGTGGTCTGGGAGAATATTGGGCTGGCCCTGGGCATCAAGGGTGTCGTCCTGGTTTTGGGGGCCGTGGGGTTGGCCAATATGTGGGGGGCGATCTTTGCCGATGTGGGCGCTGCCTTGCTGGCGGTGGTCAACAGCCTGAAGGTGCTGCGGTTCCGGGAATGA
- a CDS encoding DUF6544 family protein → MSLFFFVFLACVLVLATVLVFASARWHSATKATRIKLEAARVSGGPSRFDSGELAGLPTPVVRYFRHVLGEGQPLVAAVRLEQKGTMNMRAQGQWWRPFAATQRVEIKRPGFDWDARISLLPGLIVRVRDAYVAGEGLLQASLYGLLNVVQLRGRGAIGRDELMRYLAEAPLYPTALLPSQGVQWEPEDAQSAWATLKDGPHTVSLLFSFAPGGEVDSVWAPDRGRAKGREVVPTPWLGRWWNYAQRDGLRIPLAGEVLWQLEQGEHPYWRGELTELRYTFS, encoded by the coding sequence ATGTCCCTGTTTTTCTTCGTTTTTCTCGCCTGTGTTCTGGTTCTGGCAACCGTGTTGGTTTTTGCTTCGGCCCGGTGGCATTCGGCGACCAAAGCCACACGCATCAAGCTCGAAGCGGCCCGAGTCAGTGGCGGCCCCTCCCGTTTTGATTCGGGGGAACTCGCTGGTCTTCCGACCCCTGTAGTCCGGTATTTTCGCCATGTCCTGGGCGAGGGACAGCCGTTGGTGGCTGCGGTGCGCCTGGAACAAAAGGGGACCATGAACATGCGGGCCCAGGGGCAATGGTGGCGCCCTTTCGCGGCCACCCAGCGGGTGGAAATCAAACGCCCGGGCTTTGATTGGGATGCCCGGATCTCGCTGTTGCCGGGCCTGATCGTTCGGGTCCGGGATGCGTATGTCGCCGGGGAGGGCCTTCTCCAGGCCTCGTTGTACGGGTTGCTGAATGTGGTGCAACTCCGCGGACGTGGGGCCATTGGCCGGGACGAATTGATGCGCTATCTGGCCGAAGCGCCGCTTTACCCGACCGCCCTGTTGCCCAGCCAGGGCGTGCAATGGGAGCCGGAGGACGCGCAATCGGCCTGGGCCACGCTCAAGGACGGGCCCCATACCGTGAGCCTCCTTTTTTCCTTCGCCCCCGGCGGCGAAGTGGATTCGGTCTGGGCCCCGGACCGGGGGCGGGCCAAGGGGCGGGAGGTTGTGCCGACTCCCTGGCTGGGACGGTGGTGGAACTATGCCCAACGCGACGGCCTGCGGATCCCGCTGGCCGGGGAGGTCCTCTGGCAGTTGGAGCAGGGCGAGCACCCGTATTGGCGCGGCGAACTGACCGAATTGCGGTACACCTTTTCCTGA
- a CDS encoding NADH ubiquinone dehydrogenase: protein MSRRMSIAMNWAGACGGCDVSLLDTQGKLLELTAVADVVYWPVALDYKRSDLEALPEKSVDIGLFNGVVRTSEQAEDARRLRERCRVLVAYGACACHGGIPGLANQSDREEIFRVAYQDTVSTDNPDQIRPQQRTPVPGGEVTLPAFHDSVRALHQVVDVDYFLPGCPPTPERILDLLGVVQAYNAGDDLPPAGSILAPEATLCQECPRAETRRAGRMPRLYRPHEIVADPETCFLEQGVICMGPFTRGGCGSACITVNMPCRGCFGPAPGVYDPGAEALSVFGSVAGEGGEDFLSRGEMKRAVNSFRDPLGSVYRFTLPCGIVPRKVKDNGGK, encoded by the coding sequence ATGAGTCGCAGAATGTCAATCGCCATGAATTGGGCCGGAGCCTGCGGTGGCTGCGATGTATCGCTGTTGGATACCCAGGGAAAGCTGCTGGAACTCACGGCGGTGGCCGATGTCGTCTACTGGCCGGTGGCCCTGGATTATAAGCGCAGCGACCTCGAAGCGCTCCCGGAAAAAAGTGTGGATATCGGCTTGTTCAACGGGGTGGTGCGTACCAGCGAACAGGCGGAGGATGCCCGGCGGCTCCGCGAACGGTGCCGGGTCCTGGTCGCTTATGGGGCTTGTGCCTGTCATGGCGGGATTCCCGGGCTGGCCAACCAGTCCGACCGCGAGGAGATCTTCCGGGTCGCGTATCAGGACACGGTTTCCACGGATAATCCGGACCAGATCCGCCCGCAGCAGCGCACTCCCGTCCCTGGCGGCGAGGTGACCTTGCCGGCATTTCACGACAGTGTCCGGGCACTGCACCAGGTCGTGGACGTCGATTATTTTCTCCCGGGCTGCCCGCCGACCCCGGAACGGATTCTCGACCTGCTCGGTGTGGTCCAGGCCTACAATGCGGGGGACGATCTCCCCCCTGCGGGGAGCATTCTCGCTCCGGAGGCGACGCTGTGCCAGGAATGCCCCCGGGCTGAGACCCGGCGCGCTGGACGCATGCCGCGGCTTTATCGCCCTCACGAAATCGTGGCCGACCCGGAAACCTGTTTTCTGGAGCAGGGTGTTATCTGTATGGGGCCGTTTACCCGTGGCGGGTGCGGTTCGGCCTGCATTACTGTCAATATGCCCTGCCGCGGTTGTTTCGGTCCGGCCCCGGGGGTCTACGATCCCGGAGCTGAGGCCTTGTCCGTGTTCGGTTCTGTCGCCGGGGAAGGCGGCGAGGATTTCCTCTCCCGCGGGGAGATGAAACGGGCGGTGAACAGTTTTAGAGACCCCCTGGGCTCGGTGTACCGATTTACCCTGCCCTGCGGGATTGTGCCCCGAAAAGTGAAGGACAACGGCGGCAAATAG
- a CDS encoding YitT family protein, whose product MRQLFKKGISGKDVWRFCARQTMIALGATLVAFGFSLFQVPVDLAAGGVSGLAIVLNRFTGWSEGTQILAMNVPLLVLGYFYLGRMRFLVSTVLAVLVFSMATNIFTEWLPTALETYPVTEDLLLNALYAGIVFGLGTGIIFRAGGSIGGTSIPGRILQIKTGFPLGQSYLFTDGAIIFLAGLVFGWELALLALISLFFSGFASDFVLEGTSHVRTALIITDAPQELRRALMHGLDRGVTQWTVTGGYTDAAHTMLYCTVSRSQVRALKDVVADADPNAFVVIGVAQQAFGSGFRMLRRGRSLA is encoded by the coding sequence ATGCGTCAATTGTTCAAAAAGGGAATTTCCGGAAAGGATGTCTGGCGGTTTTGCGCCCGTCAGACCATGATCGCCCTGGGGGCAACCCTGGTCGCTTTTGGCTTCAGCCTGTTTCAGGTCCCTGTGGATTTGGCAGCGGGCGGGGTCAGCGGTCTGGCGATCGTTTTGAACCGCTTCACAGGCTGGTCCGAAGGCACCCAGATCCTGGCCATGAATGTCCCCCTGCTTGTCCTGGGGTATTTCTATCTGGGACGGATGCGTTTTCTTGTCTCGACCGTGCTCGCTGTGCTCGTGTTCTCCATGGCGACCAATATTTTCACCGAGTGGTTGCCCACAGCCCTGGAAACGTATCCCGTTACCGAAGATTTGTTGCTCAATGCCCTCTACGCCGGGATTGTATTCGGTCTGGGTACGGGGATCATTTTCCGGGCCGGCGGGAGTATCGGAGGCACCAGCATCCCGGGGCGCATACTGCAGATCAAGACCGGTTTCCCTCTTGGCCAATCTTACCTGTTCACCGACGGGGCCATCATTTTCCTTGCCGGCCTGGTCTTTGGCTGGGAACTTGCCTTACTGGCGCTTATCTCGCTGTTTTTTTCGGGGTTTGCTTCTGATTTCGTCCTGGAAGGGACAAGCCACGTCAGAACGGCCCTGATCATCACCGACGCCCCGCAGGAATTGCGGCGGGCGCTCATGCACGGATTGGACCGCGGCGTGACCCAGTGGACGGTGACCGGCGGGTACACCGACGCCGCCCACACCATGCTCTATTGTACAGTGAGCCGCTCTCAGGTGCGGGCGCTCAAGGATGTGGTCGCAGATGCGGATCCCAACGCCTTCGTGGTTATCGGCGTCGCCCAGCAGGCCTTTGGTTCCGGGTTTCGGATGCTGCGCCGTGGCCGCTCTTTAGCCTGA
- a CDS encoding ArsR/SmtB family transcription factor, translating to MSKDKQTECEVFQEHPETIKTVAAAMVGAAELGEVAELFKVLGDATRVKILYSLSQAELCVCDLSRVLGMSVSAVSHQLRVLRAARLVAYRKEGKMAFYRLNDDHVRTLFQQALDHVRE from the coding sequence ATGAGCAAAGACAAGCAGACCGAATGCGAAGTATTCCAGGAACACCCGGAGACCATCAAGACTGTGGCCGCCGCAATGGTCGGCGCCGCTGAACTCGGTGAGGTGGCGGAGTTGTTCAAGGTTCTGGGCGACGCGACCCGGGTCAAGATTTTGTATTCACTCAGCCAGGCCGAATTGTGCGTCTGCGATCTCAGTCGTGTTCTGGGAATGAGTGTTTCTGCGGTCTCGCATCAACTCCGGGTCCTCAGGGCGGCTCGGCTGGTGGCCTATCGCAAGGAAGGCAAGATGGCTTTTTACCGTCTCAACGACGACCATGTGCGGACGCTGTTTCAGCAGGCCCTGGACCATGTGCGTGAATAA
- a CDS encoding hydrogenase iron-sulfur subunit: MQAPRIAVWLCGCQGQISDALDLEALAATVREWPHVVHVETAAGCCNPAATEGFRKRFADAGADRLLFAGCSPRSSLKFPEEEIAAALSGVVDSSLFEVANTREQGVWLHEAGPGLEAKALDELRMAHARLCTATPSSPPVPVAQRALVVGGGPAGLATAKELAGMGREVTLVEQAPSVGGRMAQIRLLFQSEQWDGRCLSLCVGPVQALGTLVQRKVTAFTQTEVTSITKHEGNFRARLSSAAQPVDPAACVACGACSAVCPEFGHSGFNEGLFARKAIDKDAPRAVPDAYTILDDVCTRCGACEEVCPAGAIDLKAEPEERVQDYGAVFLATGFETLDLSQEQAFHTDAPNVVHGMQFERMLDQGITNPQTGEAPEHIVFVLCAGSRATADKSTGGVPYCSKTCCGATMRQAQQVARLLPETAVSILYYYDVRTYERSFEAMYDMVQKMGVEFVQGDLTAIADAEDGAVRLTIRQIGEQTTSSMGEFEFDPEGHLDIDADLVVLASAQTPRQQARRLADQLGVALDNVGFPIENQPRIFRPTECFVDRVYYTGASSGPKVVQQAVEQGKAAAMTALPALHFGQKTPPKHSSHLNRETCIQCRMCETVCPHGAIRLTEEGMVADPAFCQACGLCAAACPTHAAQLANFTDRQLLDQAEVAFSALPEGEPRILALLCYWCSYCGADMAGTERRKAPSNVRSIRIRCSSSVNTGLLLEMFRRGVDGILVGGCPTKSCHHLHGNYLADKRIGLAQNLLEQLGLDSNRLRFANIGVAHGKEFVDIVGAMDGILRKLGPNPAAQDRLKQLV, translated from the coding sequence ATGCAGGCTCCCCGAATAGCTGTCTGGCTTTGCGGTTGCCAAGGACAGATCAGCGACGCCCTGGACCTTGAGGCGCTGGCCGCAACGGTCCGTGAGTGGCCGCATGTGGTCCATGTCGAGACGGCGGCCGGCTGTTGCAATCCCGCTGCCACCGAAGGTTTTCGCAAGCGATTCGCCGATGCCGGCGCCGACCGGCTTCTTTTCGCCGGATGTTCGCCACGATCGTCCCTGAAATTTCCCGAAGAGGAGATTGCCGCTGCGCTCTCTGGCGTTGTTGATTCGAGCCTCTTCGAAGTCGCCAACACCCGCGAACAGGGCGTGTGGCTCCATGAAGCGGGGCCGGGACTTGAGGCCAAGGCTCTTGATGAACTCCGGATGGCCCATGCCCGGTTGTGCACGGCCACTCCCTCGTCCCCGCCCGTACCTGTTGCCCAGCGGGCCCTGGTGGTTGGCGGCGGTCCAGCCGGTCTGGCCACGGCCAAGGAACTGGCCGGCATGGGTCGCGAGGTGACCCTGGTCGAACAAGCCCCTTCCGTGGGCGGACGCATGGCCCAGATCCGGCTTTTGTTTCAAAGCGAGCAATGGGACGGCCGGTGTCTGAGCCTGTGTGTTGGTCCGGTTCAAGCATTGGGAACGCTGGTCCAGCGCAAGGTGACCGCCTTCACCCAGACCGAAGTGACCTCGATCACGAAGCATGAGGGGAATTTTCGGGCCCGTCTCTCCAGCGCCGCCCAGCCCGTTGATCCGGCCGCCTGCGTTGCCTGCGGCGCTTGCAGTGCTGTTTGTCCCGAATTCGGACACAGCGGCTTCAACGAGGGGCTTTTTGCCCGCAAGGCTATTGACAAGGACGCCCCGCGAGCGGTGCCCGACGCGTATACGATTCTGGACGACGTCTGCACCCGCTGCGGGGCCTGCGAAGAGGTTTGTCCCGCGGGGGCCATCGATCTCAAGGCCGAACCCGAGGAACGTGTCCAGGACTATGGGGCGGTTTTCCTGGCCACCGGCTTTGAAACTCTGGATCTGAGCCAGGAGCAGGCCTTTCACACCGACGCCCCCAATGTTGTGCACGGCATGCAGTTCGAACGCATGCTCGACCAGGGCATCACCAATCCCCAAACCGGGGAGGCGCCCGAGCATATTGTCTTTGTCCTTTGCGCCGGATCCCGGGCGACAGCCGACAAATCCACCGGCGGGGTGCCCTATTGCTCCAAGACCTGTTGCGGGGCGACCATGCGCCAAGCGCAGCAGGTCGCCAGACTCCTGCCGGAAACCGCAGTCAGTATTCTCTATTATTACGACGTGCGGACCTATGAACGGTCGTTCGAAGCCATGTACGACATGGTCCAGAAAATGGGCGTGGAATTCGTTCAGGGTGACCTGACCGCCATCGCGGACGCCGAGGACGGCGCGGTCCGGCTCACGATCAGGCAGATCGGGGAGCAGACCACCTCGTCCATGGGCGAGTTCGAATTCGATCCTGAGGGCCACCTGGACATCGACGCCGACCTGGTGGTCCTGGCCTCGGCCCAGACGCCGCGGCAACAGGCTCGCCGCCTGGCTGACCAGCTCGGGGTGGCCCTGGATAACGTCGGTTTCCCCATCGAGAACCAGCCCCGCATTTTTCGGCCGACGGAATGTTTTGTGGATCGGGTCTACTATACCGGGGCTTCTTCCGGTCCCAAGGTTGTCCAGCAGGCCGTGGAGCAGGGCAAGGCCGCGGCCATGACCGCCTTGCCGGCGCTGCATTTCGGACAGAAAACCCCGCCCAAGCATAGCAGTCATCTCAACCGCGAGACCTGTATCCAGTGCCGGATGTGCGAAACGGTCTGCCCGCACGGGGCCATCCGCCTGACAGAGGAGGGAATGGTTGCGGATCCGGCCTTTTGCCAGGCCTGCGGTTTGTGCGCGGCTGCCTGCCCGACCCACGCGGCCCAACTGGCCAACTTCACTGACCGCCAGCTCCTTGATCAGGCCGAAGTCGCCTTTAGCGCTCTGCCTGAGGGCGAGCCGCGGATTCTGGCCTTGTTGTGCTATTGGTGCTCGTATTGCGGGGCGGACATGGCCGGCACAGAACGGCGCAAAGCCCCGTCCAATGTCCGCAGCATCCGCATCCGGTGTTCGTCCTCGGTCAACACCGGGCTTTTGCTGGAGATGTTTCGCCGCGGTGTGGACGGTATCCTGGTCGGCGGTTGCCCGACCAAAAGCTGTCACCACCTCCACGGCAACTATTTGGCTGATAAACGCATCGGCCTGGCCCAAAATCTTCTGGAACAGCTCGGACTGGATAGCAACCGGTTGCGCTTTGCCAATATCGGCGTGGCCCACGGCAAGGAATTTGTGGATATCGTCGGGGCCATGGACGGTATCTTGCGCAAACTGGGGCCCAATCCCGCGGCCCAGGACAGGCTCAAACAATTGGTCTAG
- a CDS encoding homocysteine S-methyltransferase family protein, which produces MHKRNLEQRLADGPVICAEGYLFEMERRGYLQAGSFVPEVALEHPEVLRQLHQDFCFCGSDVAVAFTYNGHREKMRLIGKEDLLEPLNRHALRLAKEVADAQRPEPALVAGNISNTNVYDPDDAGSHHEARSMFAEMAGWAVEEGADFILAETMYYHGEAVLALEAIQEAGLPAVVTLGLMGENVLRDGWSAEASCKALEDRGATVVGMNCFRGPATMMPYLRKIRAAVQGPVAGLPVPFRTTEDHPTFFNLPDPGNTAPLPHPTPFPTALEPLSCNRYELAQWAATAQNEGIKYLGLCCGATPAQIRAVAEAVGKTTPASRYSPDMSKHFLFGDDARLRRHMTSYAEKA; this is translated from the coding sequence ATGCACAAAAGGAATCTCGAGCAGCGACTCGCGGACGGGCCGGTCATTTGCGCTGAAGGGTATTTGTTTGAAATGGAGCGGCGCGGCTATCTTCAGGCCGGCAGCTTTGTTCCGGAGGTGGCCTTGGAGCATCCCGAGGTCCTGCGCCAACTCCATCAGGATTTTTGTTTCTGCGGCTCAGATGTGGCCGTGGCCTTTACCTATAACGGGCACCGGGAAAAGATGCGTCTGATCGGCAAGGAGGATCTGCTTGAGCCCCTGAACCGCCACGCACTGCGTCTTGCCAAGGAGGTCGCTGATGCGCAGCGTCCGGAGCCCGCCCTGGTTGCCGGCAACATCTCCAATACCAATGTTTACGATCCCGACGATGCCGGGTCGCACCACGAAGCCCGGTCCATGTTTGCGGAAATGGCTGGCTGGGCCGTGGAAGAGGGTGCCGATTTCATTTTGGCGGAAACGATGTATTACCACGGCGAAGCGGTTCTGGCCCTGGAAGCCATTCAGGAGGCCGGACTCCCGGCGGTGGTGACGCTGGGGCTGATGGGCGAGAATGTTCTGCGCGACGGATGGAGCGCCGAAGCGTCCTGTAAAGCCCTGGAAGATCGGGGGGCAACTGTCGTCGGTATGAATTGTTTCCGCGGCCCGGCGACCATGATGCCTTATCTGCGCAAGATCCGCGCTGCAGTTCAGGGCCCTGTTGCCGGATTGCCGGTTCCTTTTCGGACCACAGAGGACCACCCGACCTTCTTCAATCTCCCCGATCCGGGCAATACCGCGCCGCTTCCCCATCCGACCCCGTTTCCGACGGCCCTGGAACCGCTGTCATGCAATCGCTATGAATTGGCACAATGGGCGGCCACGGCGCAGAACGAGGGGATCAAGTATCTGGGACTTTGCTGCGGGGCGACTCCGGCCCAGATCCGGGCCGTGGCCGAGGCCGTGGGCAAAACCACGCCAGCCAGTCGGTATTCACCTGATATGTCGAAGCATTTTCTTTTTGGCGACGACGCTCGCCTGCGCCGGCACATGACCTCGTATGCCGAAAAGGCGTAA
- a CDS encoding hydrogenase maturation protease, translated as MEHRPAAMPEISVQVLCLGNTLLRDDGVGWEVAALLQDRLDPGSATITWGGTGGDALLDLLQPCRHLVVVDALDCGLPPGSVHELGVHDLDRMPTPRLKSSHGLDLGLVLELYRTLYSCRWPEEVLIVGIQIQEMCFFGEGCAPAVLQGAREASERIATQIQRWTRPSEARNSRAHGV; from the coding sequence ATGGAACACCGACCCGCGGCCATGCCCGAGATTTCCGTCCAGGTCCTGTGCCTGGGCAATACCCTGCTTCGTGACGACGGCGTGGGGTGGGAGGTGGCGGCTTTGCTCCAGGATCGGCTCGATCCCGGTAGCGCCACAATCACCTGGGGCGGCACAGGAGGCGACGCCCTGCTGGATCTGTTGCAGCCCTGCCGTCACCTTGTCGTTGTCGACGCCTTGGATTGTGGCTTGCCACCGGGCTCGGTCCACGAACTCGGGGTCCACGACCTGGACCGGATGCCGACGCCGCGGCTGAAATCCTCCCACGGCCTGGATCTTGGCCTGGTACTTGAGTTGTACCGGACGCTGTATTCCTGTCGCTGGCCCGAAGAGGTCCTGATTGTTGGTATCCAGATCCAGGAGATGTGTTTTTTCGGCGAAGGCTGCGCTCCAGCGGTGCTTCAGGGCGCACGGGAAGCGAGTGAACGCATTGCCACCCAAATACAGCGTTGGACACGGCCGTCGGAGGCGCGCAACAGCCGAGCGCACGGCGTGTAG